CTATTCGCTCACCAGCCCGCAGCGGCTCCTCGCCCTCTTCCTCACCCCGCTCGTGCTGCTGATGCTGCTGTTCACCCGCAAGATGGGCCGCACCGAGGGGCCGGTGTTCGTGCTGCTGCTGCTCAGCTCGAGCCTCTCGTCCACCGCGATCACGCAGTTCAGCTACGACGGGCCCGGCGTGCGTTCGTTCTTCCTGCTGCCGTGCCGCGCGCGCGACGTGCTGCTCGCCAAGAACCTCGACGTGTTCTTCCGCATGACGGTCCAGCTCGCGCTCGTCCTCGCGCCTCTGACCGTGTTCCGCCGGACGCAGTGGGACGCCCTCGGTTCCGTCGCCATGATCGGCGCGGCGGCGGTCGTCTTCGGTGTCGTCGCGCTCGGCACCTGGGTCTCGATCCGCTGGCCGGTGCGCGCACGCCGCCGCGGGCTGAGCACGCGCGGCGATTCCGGCTGGGGCGGCCTCGTGGTGTTTCTCGGCGTCGCCGCGATCATCGGTGTCGTGTTCGGCGTCGTGTGGGCCGCTCGCGGCGTCGCCGGGCCCGCGTTCGCCGCTCCGGCGGGGATCGCGGTTTCGACCGTGATGCTCGCAGCCGCCGCCGCGACCTGGTGGGTGTCGCTGGACCGCAACGCGGGGGCGCTGCTCGGCAACCGCGAACGCCTGATCGAGGTGATCGCCAAGGTCGAGGAAGTGTAGGAGCGCTCCGGCGGTCCGGCGCCGCTGGCTCCACCGGGGCCCGCGCCTTGTGCGGCGCGCAGGCACGCGGCTAGATTCCACCGCCGCACCAAACACCCGCCCACCGGAGAGTCCCGCCCCATGCCCGTTCCCGCCCGCAACACGCTCGCCATCGTCGGCGCCGGATCCGTCGGGCTCGAAGCCGCGGCCGCGGCGCTCGAGCGCGGGTTCGACGTCCACGTCTTCGAGCGCGGCGAGGTCGGCGCGCACCCGATCGCCTGGGGGCACGTGCGGCTCTTCACCACGTGGGGCGCGAACGTCGGGCCGGCCAGCGCGCGGCTGCTCGCGCGCCACGGCTGGAGCGCACCGCCCGCCGACGCGCGCCCCACGGGCGCCGAGCTGGCCGGACGCGTACTCGCGCCGCTCGCCGCGACGCCGGAGCTGAAGGGCCGCGTGCACGAGCACGCGCAGGTCGTGGCGATCGGCCGGCAGGCGACGCTGCGCGCGGAGCAGCCGGGCGACGCCTCGCGCGCGGCGCGGCCGTTCCGGCTGCTGGTGCGCGACCACGGCGGGCGCGAGAGCGTGCTGCGCGCCTTCGCGGTGCTGGACGCCTCCGGCACCTGCGGCTCGCCCGCGTGGGCGGGCACCGGAGGCGTGCCGGCGCGCGGCGAGCTCTACCTGGCGCCGCAGATGAGCTACCACTGCGACGACGTGC
Above is a window of Candidatus Eisenbacteria bacterium DNA encoding:
- a CDS encoding flavoprotein, producing the protein MPVPARNTLAIVGAGSVGLEAAAAALERGFDVHVFERGEVGAHPIAWGHVRLFTTWGANVGPASARLLARHGWSAPPADARPTGAELAGRVLAPLAATPELKGRVHEHAQVVAIGRQATLRAEQPGDASRAARPFRLLVRDHGGRESVLRAFAVLDASGTCGSPAWAGTGGVPARGELYLAPQMSYHCDDVRGLRRTRYAGKRTLVIGGGATACTTVLELAQLAAEEPGTTITWVTRETGAFTGEIANDPLAPRAELFANAHALRSGGDPVMTWVGGAEVEGIEYNSATHKYRVALEVAGQPRLEEADQVIVNAGYR